Proteins from a single region of Chitinibacter bivalviorum:
- the ruvX gene encoding Holliday junction resolvase RuvX, protein MSTILGFDFGEVRIGVAMGSTELGIAHPLETIAFEENDKKFARIEALIKEWQPSALIVGLPTHLDGTEHEMTRLARKFANRLTGRFNLPVHLVDERLSSAGATQALNEVGLRGRKQKPALDQVAAMQILQSYLDQPDQVVKN, encoded by the coding sequence ATGAGTACGATTCTCGGTTTTGATTTTGGTGAAGTGCGCATCGGTGTGGCGATGGGCTCGACTGAGTTGGGAATAGCTCATCCGCTGGAAACGATTGCGTTTGAAGAAAATGATAAGAAATTTGCCCGCATTGAGGCGCTGATTAAAGAGTGGCAGCCCAGCGCCTTGATCGTCGGTTTACCGACGCATCTAGATGGTACCGAACACGAAATGACGCGCTTGGCGCGTAAATTTGCTAATCGCCTTACGGGGCGATTTAATTTGCCGGTGCATTTGGTTGATGAACGACTATCGAGCGCGGGCGCGACGCAGGCTTTGAATGAAGTGGGCTTGCGCGGTCGCAAGCAAAAACCGGCGCTCGATCAGGTGGCGGCGATGCAGATTTTGCAGTCCTACCTCGATCAGCCCGATCAAGTGGTAAAGAATTAA
- a CDS encoding YqgE/AlgH family protein produces the protein MENTAEMNLSRHFLVAMPSLSDPIFARSLILICEHTAAGAMGVILNRPVGMTLESLFEQIEVELHRPDVAELPVHFGGPVQTDRGFILHSPLGSWQSSLAVGDDLGLTTSRDILTAVGEGSGPEQMFVALGFAGWEAGQLENEIAENSWLTVPMSDMKILFEVPSEERYEAALKLLGIDVAMLSKDAGHA, from the coding sequence ATGGAAAATACCGCTGAAATGAATCTCTCGCGTCACTTTCTGGTGGCGATGCCCAGTTTGTCGGACCCGATTTTCGCGCGTTCGCTGATCTTGATTTGCGAGCACACGGCTGCAGGCGCGATGGGGGTGATATTGAATCGCCCGGTCGGCATGACGCTGGAATCTTTGTTTGAACAAATCGAAGTCGAGTTGCATCGCCCGGATGTGGCCGAATTGCCGGTGCATTTTGGTGGCCCAGTGCAGACCGATCGCGGCTTTATTTTGCATTCACCCTTGGGGAGCTGGCAGTCTTCGTTGGCGGTAGGCGACGATTTGGGCTTGACCACGTCGCGCGATATTTTGACAGCCGTGGGCGAAGGCAGCGGGCCCGAGCAGATGTTTGTGGCGCTGGGCTTTGCGGGCTGGGAAGCGGGGCAACTCGAGAACGAAATCGCAGAGAACTCTTGGCTGACTGTACCGATGAGCGATATGAAAATCCTGTTTGAAGTGCCGTCGGAAGAGCGGTATGAGGCGGCGTTGAAGTTGCTGGGGATTGATGTGGCGATGCTATCCAAAGACGCAGGCCACGCCTAA
- a CDS encoding dihydroorotase — translation MKLDMKHIHIKNGQLVDPLAGTENTGDLFIADGKIVGVGSAPAGFVADEVIDATGLVVAPGLVDFAARLREPGQEYKATLASEMAAAVAGGISSVVCTPDTDPVLDEVGLVTMLRQRSKTLDLARVYPVGALTRGLKGVEITEMAQLHEAGCVAFSQGDVPIADLQVLYRAMQYAANFGFELRLRPEEASLVNDGVAHDGPYASRLGLTGIPVVAETIAIAQITQLMRATGCKVHLARVSSAAGLELIRAAKKEGLKLTCDVSINHIHLVDLDIGFFDSQYRFDPPLRSVADRDAIVAALNDGTIDMICSDHAPVDDDGKLLPFAQAERGATGLELLLPLTLAWARANKIALPQALAKISSTPAKALGFEAGLALGQRADLVLFNPEASWYVIPEKLKSQGKNTPFIGHEMIGKVAKTIVKGKVVYSA, via the coding sequence ATGAAACTGGACATGAAGCATATCCATATCAAAAATGGCCAACTGGTTGATCCTTTGGCAGGCACGGAAAACACCGGCGATTTGTTTATTGCCGACGGCAAAATTGTCGGCGTCGGTAGCGCGCCTGCGGGTTTTGTTGCTGATGAAGTGATTGATGCGACGGGTCTGGTTGTCGCACCGGGGCTGGTTGATTTTGCCGCGCGCCTGCGCGAGCCGGGTCAGGAGTACAAAGCAACGCTGGCGTCCGAAATGGCTGCTGCGGTGGCAGGTGGGATTTCGAGTGTCGTGTGCACGCCCGATACCGATCCGGTGCTCGATGAAGTCGGCTTGGTGACGATGCTGCGCCAGCGTAGTAAAACGCTCGATCTGGCGCGCGTGTACCCAGTCGGCGCTTTAACCCGTGGCCTAAAAGGCGTTGAGATTACCGAAATGGCGCAGCTGCATGAAGCGGGTTGCGTGGCATTCTCGCAAGGCGATGTGCCAATTGCCGATCTGCAGGTGCTGTATCGCGCGATGCAATACGCGGCCAATTTTGGTTTCGAGTTGCGCCTGCGCCCTGAAGAAGCGTCACTGGTAAATGATGGCGTAGCGCACGATGGTCCTTACGCATCGCGCCTTGGCTTGACGGGTATTCCAGTGGTTGCCGAAACCATTGCGATTGCACAAATCACGCAATTGATGCGCGCCACTGGTTGTAAAGTGCATCTGGCGCGCGTGTCGAGCGCGGCGGGCTTGGAGCTGATTCGTGCGGCGAAAAAAGAAGGTTTGAAATTAACCTGCGATGTGAGTATCAACCATATTCACTTGGTGGATCTGGATATTGGTTTCTTTGACAGCCAATACCGTTTCGATCCACCGCTACGCTCGGTGGCAGACCGCGACGCGATTGTGGCTGCGCTGAACGATGGCACGATTGATATGATTTGTTCAGATCATGCGCCGGTGGATGACGACGGTAAATTGCTGCCGTTTGCGCAGGCTGAACGCGGCGCAACCGGGCTAGAATTGCTGTTGCCACTCACCTTGGCTTGGGCGCGCGCCAACAAAATCGCTTTGCCGCAGGCTTTGGCCAAAATCAGCTCAACGCCGGCCAAAGCGCTGGGCTTTGAGGCTGGTTTAGCCCTTGGTCAGCGCGCCGATTTGGTGTTGTTCAACCCAGAAGCCAGCTGGTATGTGATTCCTGAAAAACTCAAATCACAAGGCAAGAACACGCCTTTTATTGGCCATGAAATGATCGGCAAAGTGGCGAAAACCATAGTCAAAGGCAAAGTGGTGTACTCGGCCTAA
- a CDS encoding aspartate carbamoyltransferase catalytic subunit, whose protein sequence is MYNPQLNAQGELIHLLTTEGLPRRILNQILDKAAEFVSGGELVNQKFADLAGTSVFNLFFENSTRTRTTFEIAAKRLSADVSSLNIQASSTAKGETLLDTVHNLEAMGANLFVVRHSESGAAHLIAKHVKPGIAVVNAGDGRHAHPTQAMLDMFTIRHYKGDFTNLRIAIVGDVLHSRVARSQIHALSTLGCPDIRVIAPKTLLPTGVENLGVHVYHDMAEGLKDVDVVAMLRLQNERMAGAYLPSTQEFFKYYGLTPEKLALAKPDAIVMHPGPMNRGVEIDSAVADGDQAVILPQVTFGIAVRMAVLSIVTANQKGLL, encoded by the coding sequence ATGTATAACCCGCAATTAAATGCCCAAGGTGAGCTGATTCACCTCTTGACCACCGAAGGTCTGCCGCGCCGTATTTTGAACCAGATTCTCGATAAAGCAGCCGAATTTGTGTCGGGTGGCGAGCTGGTGAACCAGAAATTTGCTGATCTGGCCGGTACTTCGGTGTTTAACCTGTTTTTCGAAAACTCGACGCGCACACGTACGACGTTTGAAATCGCCGCCAAACGCTTGTCGGCCGATGTATCGAGCTTGAATATTCAAGCGTCTAGCACCGCCAAGGGCGAAACGCTGCTCGATACCGTGCACAATCTGGAAGCGATGGGCGCCAATTTGTTTGTCGTGCGCCATTCGGAATCAGGTGCGGCGCATTTGATTGCCAAGCACGTGAAGCCGGGCATTGCGGTGGTGAACGCTGGTGACGGCCGCCACGCGCACCCGACGCAGGCCATGCTCGATATGTTTACCATTCGCCATTACAAAGGCGACTTTACCAATCTGCGCATTGCGATTGTCGGCGATGTACTGCATAGCCGCGTGGCGCGCTCGCAAATTCATGCGCTGTCGACTTTGGGTTGCCCCGATATTCGCGTGATCGCACCGAAAACCTTGCTGCCAACCGGCGTCGAAAACCTTGGTGTGCATGTCTATCACGATATGGCCGAAGGCCTGAAAGACGTCGATGTGGTGGCGATGCTGCGCCTGCAGAACGAGCGCATGGCGGGGGCTTATTTGCCGAGCACGCAAGAGTTCTTCAAATATTATGGCCTGACGCCAGAAAAACTCGCGCTAGCCAAGCCCGACGCGATTGTGATGCACCCAGGCCCGATGAACCGCGGCGTAGAGATTGACTCGGCGGTGGCCGATGGCGATCAGGCGGTGATCTTGCCGCAGGTGACTTTTGGTATTGCCGTACGCATGGCGGTATTGAGCATCGTAACTGCGAATCAGAAAGGGCTACTGTGA
- a CDS encoding ImpA family metalloprotease translates to MKIQYIAALLCTGLLSACGGGGSGSSSNTTSSPNPGVGSSGTTLDQVISNPTLNTTGTTGNTSNSSNPIVQALQLGSVKGLTAADRSTFLQLATQLADRYKQNQNGAIADIFADSAVNLTLNHTTNSSEINIGSRTIATPLLTADDGSGMAAIAQYGKGRGLAYGADVLSWIANQSRETQHTPLFTRAFNWVVTGKAAGPLPANVKFATAGYTAANVSKMITNQGKTAQAITCDLTLSSNTCWQDADVLVFGSGTRDDPALSDLVRKYMENGKAVIYMHPNWIDAAGGRKVLAGMGMKLGDYPGNYFAAAAGVSIGSTRTVADIVKRSDQMSALVQTLNLMAQDKPQLALSQDSSVTNPITQIHNELAVMQGNGLNIFADPTTDLYRLLVLWADLYRPEIQYGKINRDTAPGDFLRTYAADSWLAFNRTDTTVATAGQGDFMPVAAQSLPVSSSAESIEVTIPQGSGITSIGRAAVPGKAVFIEIVDRNNASGLSIQTNYLRAWGNPLTDNVSEGYKRPRRPQSFAIPLNASGETAFVSPNGGPLYLKYSGATAGGSVTLKIRGSAKYAHFDFTKAQSQADIDEAIAALKRKDFGWQTAKLVGGEIQQTIFYANDAMGNLDPKVYIVDQIKGMLFDSNHIANGYNNMPMSSNVSSLCTQFGWDCSGPIHRAPGVQHFVGWIATCGYLCSGNPSDGFAGVSGTGWGHAHELGHNTVQRVMHIEFNGKGCVVECDNNILASAQMMRQFKLIGVDTGHTTDHPGLYQDIVANRATGLTGNAKVLDMQTRLWDMANGQDPMRAVHFQLGFLFSKYRANEAKPSMESTLDYFTLLTKSDRLVAQAWDSSNKGKYAMSRFADNKISNPDLLYVLSSKIIGKDLRNIFAMYGITLTQTALDSVADLNLAILPEQFYALPAGKHNQPSTGQWLDISASTPAYPF, encoded by the coding sequence ATGAAAATCCAATACATTGCAGCCCTGCTCTGCACGGGCCTGCTATCGGCCTGCGGCGGCGGTGGCTCGGGCAGCTCCAGCAACACCACAAGTAGCCCCAACCCAGGGGTCGGCAGCTCCGGTACGACGCTTGATCAGGTTATTTCTAATCCAACACTGAATACGACAGGCACAACAGGTAATACATCCAACAGCAGCAATCCGATCGTACAAGCGCTGCAACTAGGTAGCGTCAAAGGTTTGACCGCAGCCGATCGTAGTACCTTCTTGCAGCTAGCGACTCAACTGGCTGATCGTTATAAGCAAAATCAAAATGGCGCGATTGCGGATATTTTTGCTGATAGTGCAGTCAATCTAACGCTTAACCACACAACCAACAGTAGCGAAATCAATATCGGCAGCCGCACCATTGCGACCCCGCTACTAACCGCCGACGATGGCAGCGGCATGGCCGCCATTGCCCAATATGGCAAAGGCCGCGGGCTAGCCTATGGTGCCGATGTACTAAGCTGGATCGCCAATCAATCGCGGGAAACACAACACACGCCCCTGTTTACGCGCGCCTTTAACTGGGTTGTGACCGGTAAAGCCGCTGGCCCTCTGCCAGCCAATGTCAAATTTGCGACCGCAGGCTATACCGCTGCCAATGTCAGCAAAATGATTACCAATCAAGGTAAAACGGCCCAAGCCATCACTTGTGATCTAACTTTAAGCAGCAATACCTGCTGGCAAGATGCTGATGTACTGGTGTTTGGTAGTGGCACTAGAGATGACCCAGCGCTATCAGACTTAGTGCGTAAATACATGGAAAACGGCAAGGCCGTTATTTATATGCACCCAAACTGGATCGACGCGGCGGGCGGACGCAAAGTGCTGGCTGGCATGGGCATGAAGCTGGGCGATTATCCGGGTAATTATTTTGCTGCAGCAGCGGGGGTATCGATAGGTAGCACGCGAACCGTGGCTGACATCGTCAAACGAAGTGATCAGATGAGTGCGCTGGTGCAAACGCTCAATCTCATGGCGCAAGATAAGCCACAGCTGGCACTCAGCCAAGACAGCAGCGTTACCAACCCGATTACGCAGATTCACAATGAACTGGCAGTGATGCAGGGTAACGGTCTTAATATTTTTGCCGACCCGACCACCGATCTGTATCGCCTGCTCGTACTTTGGGCCGATTTATATCGCCCCGAGATTCAGTACGGCAAAATCAATCGTGACACGGCACCGGGCGACTTCCTGCGCACCTACGCGGCAGACTCATGGCTGGCGTTTAATCGCACCGACACCACTGTGGCCACTGCGGGTCAGGGTGATTTTATGCCGGTAGCTGCGCAAAGCCTGCCGGTGAGCAGTAGCGCGGAAAGCATTGAGGTCACGATTCCACAGGGTAGCGGCATTACGTCGATTGGCCGCGCAGCCGTGCCCGGCAAAGCAGTCTTTATCGAGATTGTGGATCGTAACAACGCCAGCGGCCTTAGCATTCAAACCAACTATTTGCGCGCGTGGGGTAACCCGCTCACCGACAATGTCAGCGAAGGCTATAAACGCCCTCGCCGCCCACAATCATTTGCGATTCCACTGAATGCCAGTGGCGAAACAGCCTTTGTTTCGCCCAATGGTGGGCCGCTCTATCTGAAATACAGTGGCGCAACGGCTGGTGGTAGTGTAACGCTCAAAATTCGTGGCAGCGCTAAATATGCGCATTTCGACTTCACCAAAGCGCAAAGTCAGGCCGATATTGACGAAGCCATCGCAGCACTGAAACGCAAAGATTTTGGCTGGCAAACGGCCAAACTGGTCGGCGGCGAAATCCAGCAAACAATTTTTTATGCCAATGACGCCATGGGTAATCTCGACCCGAAGGTGTATATCGTTGATCAAATCAAAGGGATGTTGTTCGACTCCAATCATATTGCCAATGGCTACAACAACATGCCAATGAGCAGCAATGTTTCGTCGCTGTGTACGCAATTTGGCTGGGATTGCAGCGGGCCAATCCACCGCGCACCGGGCGTGCAGCATTTTGTTGGCTGGATCGCAACTTGTGGCTATCTGTGTTCGGGCAATCCATCGGATGGATTTGCGGGGGTCAGTGGCACAGGTTGGGGTCATGCGCATGAGTTGGGGCACAATACCGTACAACGTGTGATGCATATTGAATTTAACGGCAAAGGCTGCGTGGTCGAATGCGACAACAATATCCTGGCCAGCGCACAGATGATGCGTCAGTTTAAATTGATCGGAGTCGATACCGGCCACACCACCGATCATCCGGGCCTATATCAAGACATCGTTGCGAATCGCGCCACGGGTTTGACCGGCAACGCCAAAGTGCTCGATATGCAGACGCGACTTTGGGATATGGCCAATGGCCAAGACCCGATGCGTGCGGTGCATTTCCAATTGGGATTTTTGTTTAGCAAATATCGTGCAAATGAAGCCAAGCCGAGCATGGAAAGTACGCTGGATTACTTCACACTACTGACCAAGTCAGACCGCCTCGTCGCACAAGCGTGGGATAGCAGCAACAAGGGTAAATATGCCATGAGTCGTTTCGCCGACAATAAAATCAGCAACCCCGATCTCTTGTATGTATTGAGCTCAAAAATCATCGGCAAAGACTTGCGCAATATCTTTGCGATGTATGGCATTACACTCACGCAAACGGCGCTCGACTCGGTCGCGGATTTGAATTTGGCAATCTTGCCTGAGCAGTTTTACGCACTGCCTGCCGGCAAGCACAATCAGCCTAGCACGGGCCAATGGCTGGATATCTCGGCCAGCACGCCAGCCTATCCTTTCTAA
- a CDS encoding erythromycin esterase family protein: MRRYALGVVLGLALVGCGEKADTNQATKAASSVNAAALAGVQAWLKDHISPLTTLDANTASDRQDLAAFGDAVGNARVVVLNEDSYADSNAFELMNRLVQYLHQDKGFDVLLIESAMFDVEAIWRSAVDKNASATDLAPGRVFYMYSQTDASRKALQYIDSVRTSERPLQLVGLDIPLAGTTSINELLPALEQYLKQKGSNLPADAAWADYLTVAKKAISLNSAGSDLTQFSKMSAQLETELCQDKVTATVMRESASWWCRQVRGISTNVIRQQHQDDKNYDYRDTAMADNVSWLLENPLQGKKVIVWANASHGIPAVSGVNPETKKEIHTLGWHLQKQLGPQLYNVKISPLGGQVSRYWDTGEQPVQIDPASLEGQLKQLGQKQGFINAPTDAAILAQFDQIKKPYAFGKDVNGLFFYDAAFAAHQGSHPILPLP, from the coding sequence ATGCGTCGATATGCACTAGGGGTGGTGCTGGGTTTAGCACTCGTTGGCTGTGGGGAAAAAGCGGATACCAATCAAGCGACTAAAGCGGCCAGCAGCGTCAATGCTGCTGCATTGGCCGGTGTACAAGCGTGGCTCAAAGACCATATCAGCCCATTGACGACTTTGGATGCCAATACCGCCAGCGATCGGCAAGATTTAGCTGCCTTTGGTGACGCGGTGGGCAATGCCCGTGTCGTCGTGCTCAATGAAGATAGCTACGCCGATAGTAATGCCTTCGAGCTGATGAATCGTTTGGTGCAATACCTGCATCAAGACAAAGGCTTTGATGTTTTGCTGATTGAAAGCGCGATGTTTGATGTCGAAGCGATTTGGCGTAGTGCAGTAGATAAAAATGCCAGCGCAACTGATCTGGCGCCGGGTCGTGTGTTTTATATGTACTCGCAAACCGATGCCAGCCGCAAGGCCTTGCAATACATCGATAGCGTACGCACTAGCGAACGCCCTTTGCAGCTAGTCGGACTCGATATTCCCTTGGCAGGCACCACGTCGATCAATGAATTACTACCTGCGCTGGAGCAATACCTGAAGCAAAAAGGCTCCAATTTACCGGCAGATGCTGCATGGGCGGATTACCTGACGGTGGCGAAAAAAGCGATTTCGCTCAATAGCGCAGGCTCAGATTTGACGCAATTTAGCAAAATGTCGGCGCAACTTGAGACCGAGCTATGCCAAGACAAGGTGACTGCGACAGTGATGCGTGAATCGGCGAGCTGGTGGTGTCGTCAGGTGCGTGGCATCTCAACCAATGTGATTCGTCAGCAGCATCAGGATGATAAAAACTACGATTACCGCGATACGGCGATGGCCGATAATGTGAGCTGGTTGTTGGAAAACCCACTGCAAGGCAAAAAAGTGATTGTCTGGGCCAATGCCTCGCACGGTATTCCGGCGGTATCGGGCGTGAATCCCGAAACCAAGAAAGAAATCCATACCCTAGGCTGGCATTTGCAAAAGCAATTGGGCCCGCAATTGTATAACGTGAAGATTTCGCCTTTGGGTGGTCAAGTGAGTCGCTATTGGGATACGGGCGAGCAGCCGGTGCAAATCGACCCCGCTTCATTAGAAGGGCAGTTAAAACAATTGGGGCAGAAACAAGGCTTTATCAATGCGCCGACCGATGCTGCGATTCTGGCGCAATTTGATCAAATCAAAAAACCATATGCATTTGGTAAAGATGTGAATGGCTTGTTCTTCTACGATGCGGCATTCGCCGCGCACCAAGGCAGCCATCCGATTTTGCCTTTGCCTTGA
- a CDS encoding D-alanyl-D-alanine carboxypeptidase family protein, translating into MPRQILKNTIVATALVAVFSSSIAHAFVPPVPEIAAKSYYLYDKQSGQILAARDPDMKVEPASLTKLMTAYITFKMVKEGKLKLEQTLLVSPKGWKTEGSRMYLDPKVPATVDDLIKGMIVQSGNDACVTLAEAIAGSEEVFAQMMNAEGKRLGLHDSHFTNSTGLPDPALHVTTSDLARLANAIITDFPEFYHIYSMKEFKYNNISQPNRNLLLYRDPFVDGMKTGHTESAGYNLVASTHRDNRRLISVVVGTASPEVRAAESSKLLNWGTQFFETPKLYAAKQAVQQVPVWKGKEAQVGVGFMIDQYITVPKGDAAKLKIDLTTQQPLIAPIKVGQQVGTMKITLDGKVLSERAVVAVAAVEEASIFGRAWDTIRLWWKGLFG; encoded by the coding sequence ATGCCGCGCCAAATTTTGAAAAACACTATTGTAGCGACAGCGCTTGTCGCCGTTTTCTCTAGCTCAATTGCGCACGCCTTCGTGCCACCCGTACCGGAAATCGCGGCTAAATCTTATTATCTGTACGACAAACAAAGCGGCCAAATCTTAGCCGCGCGCGATCCTGATATGAAGGTCGAGCCCGCCTCGCTCACCAAATTGATGACGGCCTACATCACCTTCAAAATGGTCAAAGAAGGCAAGCTCAAGCTAGAGCAAACCTTGCTGGTTTCGCCTAAAGGCTGGAAGACCGAAGGTTCGCGCATGTATCTGGACCCGAAAGTCCCTGCCACGGTCGATGATCTGATCAAAGGCATGATCGTGCAATCGGGTAATGACGCCTGCGTGACACTGGCTGAAGCCATTGCCGGCAGCGAAGAAGTGTTTGCGCAAATGATGAATGCCGAAGGTAAACGCCTTGGCTTGCATGACTCGCACTTTACCAATTCAACGGGTCTGCCCGACCCTGCACTGCATGTCACCACCAGCGATCTGGCACGTTTGGCTAACGCTATCATCACGGATTTCCCTGAGTTCTATCACATCTACTCAATGAAAGAATTCAAGTACAACAACATCAGCCAGCCTAACCGCAACCTGCTGCTGTACCGCGACCCCTTTGTTGATGGCATGAAAACGGGCCACACCGAAAGCGCCGGTTACAATCTGGTGGCGTCAACGCATCGCGACAATCGCCGTCTGATTTCCGTGGTGGTGGGTACGGCTAGCCCTGAAGTACGCGCAGCTGAATCATCAAAACTGCTCAATTGGGGCACCCAATTTTTCGAAACACCCAAGCTCTACGCTGCCAAACAAGCCGTGCAGCAAGTGCCGGTGTGGAAAGGTAAAGAAGCTCAGGTTGGTGTTGGCTTTATGATCGATCAATACATCACCGTCCCGAAAGGCGATGCGGCCAAACTGAAAATTGACCTCACCACTCAGCAACCACTGATTGCGCCGATCAAAGTGGGCCAGCAAGTGGGTACGATGAAAATCACGCTCGATGGCAAAGTACTCAGCGAGCGCGCCGTGGTCGCAGTGGCGGCAGTGGAAGAAGCCAGCATCTTTGGCCGCGCTTGGGATACGATCCGCTTGTGGTGGAAAGGCCTCTTTGGCTAA
- a CDS encoding cold shock and DUF1294 domain-containing protein gives MKKGKLVQWNGAKGFGFIQTESAERVFVHISTLKRAGYFRPKAGDVVLFEQGTDAKGRVQAISIAPKKGGQAQAANSANSKKDMIDYLMYGLLPLFLLMVLSSPTRLLLGALVLMLSALVFGMYWFDKRQASKGGWRVPEANLHMVSLLGGWPGAWLAQQSLRHKTQKTTFRVAFLASAMLSVVGLAYLISEKTLLAAWAL, from the coding sequence ATGAAAAAAGGTAAGTTGGTGCAATGGAATGGTGCAAAAGGCTTTGGTTTTATTCAAACCGAATCAGCCGAGCGCGTGTTTGTTCACATTAGTACGCTCAAGCGCGCTGGTTATTTCCGCCCCAAGGCCGGTGATGTGGTGCTGTTTGAACAGGGCACGGACGCTAAAGGTCGCGTGCAAGCCATTTCGATTGCGCCGAAAAAAGGCGGACAGGCGCAAGCTGCGAATAGCGCAAACAGCAAAAAAGACATGATTGATTATCTGATGTATGGCTTATTGCCGCTGTTTTTGCTGATGGTGTTGAGCTCGCCCACGCGCCTGCTGCTTGGTGCGCTGGTATTGATGTTAAGCGCCTTGGTATTTGGCATGTACTGGTTTGATAAACGTCAGGCGAGCAAAGGCGGCTGGCGTGTTCCCGAGGCGAATTTGCATATGGTGAGCTTATTGGGCGGCTGGCCTGGTGCTTGGCTGGCGCAGCAAAGCTTGCGGCATAAAACCCAGAAAACGACGTTTCGCGTGGCATTTCTGGCGTCAGCCATGTTGAGTGTGGTGGGGCTGGCGTATTTAATCAGCGAAAAAACTTTGCTGGCTGCTTGGGCGCTCTAA